The following proteins are encoded in a genomic region of Corylus avellana chromosome ca4, CavTom2PMs-1.0:
- the LOC132179161 gene encoding UDP-glucuronate 4-epimerase 6, which translates to MASPPDTSKTIKLERYNSYLRRVNSTKLLNASSKILFRATLLIALALIFYFTVNYPPLSDNPHHVHTHHNFLSSALYGPRSGGAAWEKQVRHSSTPRRPNGMSVLVTGAGGFIGSHCSLALKKRGDGVLGLDNFNDYYDPSLKRARQALLLKHQVFIVEGDLNDGPLLKKLFDVVPFTHILHLAAQAGVRYAMQNPQSYVSSNIAGFVNLLEVAKAVNPQPAIVWASSSSVYGLNTENPFSEMHRTDQPASLYAATKKAGEEIAHTYNHIYGLSLTGLRFFTVYGPWGRPDMAYFFFTKDILHGKTIDVYQTQDEKEVARDFTYIDDVVKGCLGALDTAEKSTGSGGKKRGPAQLRVYNLGNTSPVPVGKLVSILENLLSTKAKKHVIKMPRNGDVPFTHANVSLAFRDFGYKPSTDLAAGLRKFVKWYVNYYGIESKFKKENKFGNERPEESD; encoded by the coding sequence ATGGCTTCCCCACCAGACACAAGCAAGACCATAAAGCTAGAGCGCTACAACAGCTACCTCCGGAGAGTGAACAGCACGAAGCTCCTCAACGCCTCCTCCAAGATTTTATTCCGAGCCACTCTCCTCATCGCGCTTGCGCTCATCTTCTACTTCACCGTCAATTATCCGCCGCTTTCCGATAATCCCCACCATGTGCACACCCACCACAACTTCCTCTCATCTGCCCTCTACGGCCCTCGATCTGGCGGCGCAGCCTGGGAGAAGCAAGTGCGGCACTCGTCCACCCCGCGCCGCCCCAACGGCATGTCCGTGCTTGTCACCGGCGCCGGAGGCTTCATCGGTTCCCACTGCTCGCTGGCGTTGAAAAAGCGCGGCGACGGCGTGCTCGGTCTCGACAACTTCAACGACTACTACGACCCGTCGTTGAAGCGCGCCAGGCAAGCGCTGCTGCTCAAACACCAAGTGTTCATCGTGGAAGGGGATTTGAACGACGGCCCATTGCTTAAAAAGCTATTCGACGTCGTTCCGTTCACGCACATCCTCCACCTCGCCGCCCAAGCCGGCGTTCGGTACGCCATGCAGAACCCGCAGTCGTACGTGAGCTCCAACATTGCCGGGTTTGTGAATCTCCTGGAAGTGGCGAAGGCTGTGAATCCTCAACCGGCGATCGTCTGGGCGTCGTCCAGCTCCGTCTACGGCCTCAACACCGAAAACCCATTCTCCGAAATGCACCGGACCGACCAGCCCGCCAGTCTCTACGCCGCCACCAAGAAAGCCGGCGAAGAAATCGCCCACACCTACAACCACATCTACGGCCTCTCCCTCACCGGCCTGAGATTCTTCACGGTGTACGGACCTTGGGGGAGACCAGACATGGCCTACTTCTTCTTCACAAAGGACATCCTACATGGCAAGACCATTGACGTCTACCAGACGCAGGACGAGAAGGAGGTGGCGCGTGACTTCACGTACATCGACGACGTCGTCAAAGGGTGCCTCGGAGCGCTAGACACGGCGGAGAAGAGCACCGGTAGCGGCGGCAAGAAGCGCGGCCCGGCGCAGCTGAGAGTCTACAATCTGGGAAACACGTCGCCGGTGCCGGTGGGAAAGTTGGTGTCCATATTGGAGAATTTGCTAAGCACCAAGGCTAAGAAGCACGTGATCAAGATGCCGCGTAACGGAGACGTGCCCTTCACGCATGCCAATGTGAGCTTGGCCTTCAGGGATTTCGGATACAAGCCCTCCACGGATTTGGCTGCCGGGTTGAGGAAATTCGTCAAATGGTATGTAAATTATTATGGGATTGAATCCAAATTCAAGAAGGAAAATAAGTTCGGCAACGAGCGTCCAGAAGAATCCGATTGA
- the LOC132179140 gene encoding protein ECERIFERUM 26-like, translating into MVSSKEESPVYGVRLSSVGPSRWTGSGVVHELSGMDLAMKLHYLKLVYFFSSHAAEGVTVVRLKETIFEWLNHNYYTSGRVWRSEESGRPYIKCNDCGSRFIEAQCDKTVDQWLETKEWSLDNLLVSQQVIGPQLSFSPPLLIQVTQFKCGGMSLGLSWAHILGDAFCLSDFINGWGRILAGIRANSPSNFHKPDPQIERPKNPPPLSVKQVDPVGDHWITANNCKMDTFSFHVTASQLAILQSSPNQTDEIPIFESLCGVIWQCFAKVREGRVEPKTVTICRKDPTRPTNGIVTNTQIISSIKADFSIMETSPKKLAKWILNQAVDERRQIEELVESDGGVSDFIVYGANLTFVDLQEAEFYGLELNGHKPDWVSFSVQGVGDEGAVLVFPGRKDCGEARVVTIILPENEAWKLKSELVKNGLLSIV; encoded by the exons ATGGTATCTTCCAAAGAGGAAAGCCCGGTCTACGGGGTTCGCCTTTCCTCCGTTGGTCCGAGCCGGTGGACGGGGTCCGGCGTGGTTCACGAGCTGAGTGGCATGGACTTGGCCATGAAGCTCCACTATCTCAAATTGGTCTACTTCTTCAGCAGCCATGCAGCTGAAGGTGTAACCGTGGTGCGTTTGAAGGAAACCATATTCGAGTGGCTCAATCACAACTACTACACTAGTGGGCGCGTGTGGAGATCGGAGGAGTCTGGCCGGCCCTACATCAAGTGCAATGACTGTGGCTCCAGGTTCATCGAGGCCCAATGTGACAAAACCGTTGACCAATGGCTGGAGACCAAGGAATGGTCTCTTGACAACCTGCTTGTGTCCCAACAAGTCATTGGCCCtcaactctctttctctcccccaCTTCTCATACAG GTGACCCAATTCAAATGTGGGGGGATGTCACTGGGCCTCAGCTGGGCACATATCCTTGGAGATGCATTCTGTCTTTCGGATTTTATAAACGGATGGGGCCGGATCCTGGCTGGTATTCGGGCCAACAGCCCATCCAACTTTCACAAACCAGACCCACAGATTGAGAGACCCAAAAACCCGCCACCGCTTTCCGTGAAGCAGGTCGACCCGGTTGGAGACCATTGGATAACTGCCAATAACTGCAAAATGGACACATTTTCATTCCATGTAACCGCCAGCCAGTTAGCCATCCTTCAATCAAGCCCAAACCAAACGGACGAAATTCCAATATTTGAATCTCTTTGTGGCGTTATTTGGCAATGCTTTGCCAAAGTTAGAGAGGGGAGGGTTGAACCAAAAACGGTGACAATATGCAGAAAAGATCCGACCAGACCCACCAATGGGATTGTAACAAACACTCAAATTATAAGCTCGATTAAGGCGGATTTTTCTATAATGGAGACAAGCCCAAAGAAATTGGCAAAGTGGATACTTAATCAAGCTGTGGATGAAAGAAGGCAGATTGAAGAATTGGTGGAGAGCGATGGTGGGGTTTCAGATTTCATTGTATATGGAGCAAATTTGACGTTTGTGGACTTGCAAGAGGCTGAGTTTTACGGGCTGGAGTTGAATGGGCATAAACCGGATTGGGTGAGTTTCAGTGTACAAGGCGTGGGAGACGAAGGAGCTGTTTTGGTGTTCCCAGGGCGAAAAGATTGTGGCGAAGCAAGGGTCGTCACAATAATTCTTCCAGAAAATGAGGCATGGAAGCTGAAATCTGAGCTGGTGAAGAACGGGCTACTGTCTATTGTTTGA
- the LOC132179211 gene encoding protein ECERIFERUM 26-like, with protein sequence MVSSKEESPVYGVRLSSVGPSRWTGSGVVHELSGMDLAMKLHYLKLVYFFSSHAAEGVTVVRLKETIFEWLNHNYYTSGRVWRSEESGRPYIKCNDCGSRFIEAQCDKTVDQWLETKEWSLDNLLVSQQVIGPQLSFSPPLLIQVTQFKCGGMSLGLSWAHILGDAFCLSDFINGWGRILAGIRANSPSNFHKPDPQIERPKNPPPLSVKQVDPVGDHWITANNCKMDTFSFHVTASQLAILQSSPNQTDEIPIFESLCGVIWQCFAKVREGRVEPKTVTICRKDPTRPTNGIVTNTQIISSIKADFSIMETSPKKLAKWILNQAVDERRQIEELVESDGGVSDFIVYGANLTFVDLQEAEFYGLELNGHKPDWVSFSVQGVGDEGAVLVFPGRKDCGEARVVTIILPENEAWKLKSELVKNGLLSIV encoded by the exons ATGGTATCTTCCAAAGAGGAAAGCCCGGTCTACGGGGTTCGCCTTTCCTCCGTTGGTCCGAGCCGGTGGACGGGGTCCGGCGTGGTTCACGAGCTGAGTGGCATGGACTTGGCCATGAAGCTCCACTATCTCAAATTGGTCTACTTCTTCAGCAGCCATGCAGCTGAAGGTGTAACCGTGGTGCGTTTGAAGGAAACCATATTCGAGTGGCTCAATCACAACTACTACACTAGTGGGCGCGTGTGGAGATCGGAGGAGTCGGGCCGGCCCTACATCAAGTGCAATGACTGTGGCTCCAGGTTCATCGAGGCCCAATGTGACAAAACCGTTGACCAATGGCTGGAGACCAAGGAATGGTCTCTTGACAACCTGCTTGTGTCCCAACAAGTCATTGGCCCtcaactctctttctctcccccaCTTCTCATACAG GTGACCCAATTCAAATGTGGGGGGATGTCACTGGGCCTCAGCTGGGCACATATCCTTGGAGATGCATTCTGTCTTTCGGATTTTATAAACGGATGGGGCCGGATCCTGGCTGGTATTCGGGCCAACAGCCCATCCAACTTTCACAAACCAGACCCACAGATTGAGAGACCCAAAAACCCGCCACCGCTTTCCGTGAAGCAGGTCGACCCGGTTGGAGACCATTGGATAACTGCCAATAACTGCAAAATGGACACATTTTCATTCCATGTAACCGCCAGCCAGTTAGCCATCCTTCAATCAAGCCCAAACCAAACGGACGAAATTCCAATATTTGAATCTCTTTGTGGCGTTATTTGGCAATGCTTTGCCAAAGTTAGAGAGGGGAGGGTTGAACCAAAAACGGTGACAATATGCAGAAAAGATCCGACCAGACCCACCAATGGGATTGTAACAAACACTCAAATTATAAGCTCGATTAAGGCGGATTTTTCTATAATGGAGACAAGCCCAAAGAAATTGGCAAAGTGGATACTTAATCAAGCTGTGGATGAAAGAAGGCAGATTGAAGAATTGGTGGAGAGCGATGGTGGGGTTTCAGATTTCATTGTATATGGAGCAAATTTGACGTTTGTGGACTTGCAAGAGGCTGAGTTTTACGGGCTGGAGTTGAATGGGCATAAACCGGATTGGGTGAGTTTCAGTGTACAAGGCGTGGGAGACGAAGGAGCTGTTTTGGTGTTCCCAGGGCGAAAAGATTGTGGCGAAGCAAGGGTCGTCACAATAATTCTTCCAGAAAATGAGGCATGGAAGCTGAAATCTGAGCTGGTGAAGAACGGGCTACTGTCTATTGTTTGA
- the LOC132180092 gene encoding glycine-rich RNA-binding protein 2, mitochondrial-like, with protein sequence MAFCNKVGSLLRHSVSQNGQASTTSMLNSVRYMSSKLFIGGLSYSTDDQSLKDAFSGFGDVIEARVIIDRDTGRSRGFGFINYSSDESATSALSAMDGQELNGRNIRVSYANDRPAGPRPFGGGGGGLRGY encoded by the exons ATGGCTTTTTGTAACAAAGTTGGGAGCCTTTTGAGGCATAGCGTTTCTCAGAATGGACAAGCATCCACCACATCTATGCTTAATTCTGTTCGCTACATGTCAAGCAAGCTTTTTATTGGAG GTCTTTCATACTCAACCGATGATCAGTCTCTTAAGGATGCATTTTCGGGCTTTGGTGACGTGATTGAGG CGAGAGTTATCATTGATAGAGATACCGGTAGGTCTAGGGGATTTGGGTTTATTAACTACTCCAGTGATGAATCTGCAACCTCAGCACTGTCTGCTATGGATGGCCAG GAGCTAAATGGGCGAAACATTCGTGTGAGTTATGCCAATGACAGACCCGCTGGCCCTCGACCTTTtggcggtggtggtggcggtCTTCGCGGCTATTGA
- the LOC132179384 gene encoding uncharacterized protein LOC132179384, whose amino-acid sequence MSRCFPFPPPGYEKKARTEDVDLLKKEREREKKHKKEKRDKEKREGKEKREKDRSDGKHKEKKDKKEKSRDKKKDKEKDRDKDKEKNSAPDEKRLTGQAEGHSGEKLIQKEERDKGKNSIPEKRFVGQFSGYNAEKLSDSSHLAKETMDSKFMQELGRRIKDDDKATENTMEKFTNMDRKKDEEMVKLLAKGTGTWAEGKEKNRRNDERTMDGRGINCEARFSGNSMVQNPVGVFQTRVEGTLRPSEKKVEEKEKTKEKEGDDKRGDKRKDKDREKKSQGKDKDRDKEKKKEEKAKVKNNQKNTEHDRLKESNKSDLIGSQNIKTPQLPKDSNKIAASEENLKKRKEVETNGVLHASDVRPNKLARPTSSSHRFPENGRTMDHSQTSITNASDRHVAASNVKVDNKERKINGIIDQPSSVSSKKPMFATAQADQIAEAAAKPPHPDSKYLSQVYTIPKMEEWSHYDDQEWLFSNNGYQSELPKVGSSEVEETPEVWAEAMRIESADVCALPYVIPY is encoded by the exons ATGTCGCGCTGCTTTCCGTTCCCACCACCAGGATATGAAAAGAAGGCTAGGACGGAGGATGTGGACTTACTAAAAAAG gaaagggagagagaaaagaagcataagaaggagaaaagggacaaagagaagagagaagggaaagagaaaagagagaaagatagaagTGATGGGAAGcataaggaaaagaaagacaAGAAGGAAAAGAGCAGAGATAAAAAGAAGGATAAGGAGAAGGACAGGGATAAAGATAAGGAGAAAAACAGTGCCCCAGATGAGAAGAGACTTACGGGACAGGCTGAGGGTCACAGTGGAGAAAAACTcattcagaaagaagaaagggatAAAGGTAAAAATAGTATTCCAGAGAAGAGATTTGTTGGGCAGTTTTCAGGTTACAATGCAGAGAAACTCAGTGACAGCAGTCATTTGGCAAAGGAGACAATGGATTCCAAATTCATGCAGGAGTTGGGCAGGAGGATTAAAGATGATGACAAAGCGACTGAGAATACGATGGAGAAGTTTACAAATATGGACCGAAAAAAGGATGAGGAGATGGTCAAATTGTTGGCTAAAGGTACTGGCACTTGGGCTGAAGGTAAGGAGAAGAACAGGAGGAATGACGAACGAACGATGGATGGTCGAGGAATCAATTGTGAGGCAAGATTTAGTGGAAATTCAATGGTTCAGAACCCTGTTGGGGTTTTTCAAACTAGAGTTGAAGGTACGCTCAGACCATCTGAgaaaaaggtggaagagaaggaaaagaccAAAGAAAAGGAAGGTGATGATAAACGTGGGGATAAACGCAAGGATAaagatagagagaaaaagagccAAGGGAAGGATAAGGACAGggacaaagagaaaaaaaaggaggagaaagcGAAGGTGAAAAATAATCAGAAGAACACAGAACATGATAGATTAAAAGAAAGCAACAAGAGTGACCTTATAGGTAGCCAAAATATTAAAACCCCACAACTTCCCAAGGACAGCAACAAGATTGCTGCTTCTGAGGAAAATCTCAAGAAAAGGAAGGAAGTTGAGACAAATGGAGTTTTACATG CCAGTGATGTTAGGCCCAATAAGTTGGCAAGACCCACTTCTTCCTCCCATCGATTTCCGGAAAATGGAAGGACAATGGATCATAGCCAAACTTCTATCACGAATGCTTCGGATAGGCATGTAGCAGCCAGTAATGTTAAGGTGGATAATAAGGAGCGCAAGATAAATGGCATTATTGATCAGCCATCGTCTGTCTCCTCAAAGAAGCCAATGTTTGCCACTGCACAAGCTGATCAAATCGCGGAAGCAGCTGCCAAGCCACCCCATCCAGATTCCAAGTATTTAAGTCAGGTATATACCATACCCAAAATGGAGGAGTGGTCTCATTATGATGACCAAGAATGGCTCTTTAGCAACAATGGTTATCAATCAGAATTGCCCAAGGTGGGATCTTCAGAGGTTGAGGAGACACCAGAGGTATGGGCGGAAGCTATGAGGATAGAGTCTGCTGATGTTTGTGCTCTGCCGTATGTTATTCCTTACTGA